Proteins co-encoded in one Chloroflexi bacterium ADurb.Bin180 genomic window:
- a CDS encoding flavodoxin — MESATGLRSLVVVYSYHHHNTEKVARAMAEVLGAEVKAPKDVRPEDLAQYDLVGLGSGIYGGLMHKDLLALVNAAPQTSGKRAFLFSTMGAPAGAKDRQELVTKRHAPLRAAVEAKGYQVLGEFDSPGWLTLAFLALFGGINRGRPNEADLASAREFALEMKGKAAG; from the coding sequence GTGGAGTCAGCCACGGGATTGCGCTCTCTGGTGGTGGTCTATTCGTACCATCATCACAATACAGAGAAGGTAGCTAGGGCGATGGCCGAGGTGCTCGGGGCGGAGGTCAAGGCGCCGAAGGACGTACGGCCGGAGGACCTGGCACAGTACGACCTGGTAGGCCTGGGCTCGGGCATCTACGGCGGGCTGATGCACAAGGACCTGCTGGCGCTGGTCAATGCGGCGCCTCAGACCAGCGGCAAGAGGGCCTTTTTGTTCTCGACCATGGGCGCGCCGGCGGGGGCCAAGGATCGGCAGGAGCTGGTCACCAAGCGCCACGCCCCTCTGAGGGCTGCGGTGGAGGCCAAAGGCTACCAGGTGCTGGGCGAGTTCGACAGCCCCGGCTGGCTGACGCTGGCCTTCCTGGCGCTGTTCGGCGGCATCAACCGGGGACGGCCGAACGAGGCCGACCTGGCGTCGGCGCGAGAGTTCGCGCTGGAGATGAAGGGCAAAGCGGCGGGTTGA